Proteins encoded within one genomic window of Panicum virgatum strain AP13 chromosome 1N, P.virgatum_v5, whole genome shotgun sequence:
- the LOC120655015 gene encoding EIN3-binding F-box protein 2-like — protein MPAFCAYGDGGCLVSSPAELSALFCRGGAVQQRKRALVAASAVAAAAAECVRAAKKQRQLPLPLPSLDALPDECLFEILRRVPGGRGRGASACVSRRWLALLGSIRASEVAQAADTPALPDLNEEFVMEEDEDEIPAVPCVERVLEGKEATDVRLAAMAVVAGSRGGLEKLAVRGSHPTRGVTDQGLSAVAHGSPNLSSLALWDVPLVTDAGLAEVAAGCPSLECLDISRCPLITDKGLIAVAQGCPKLMSLTIEACSGVGNEGLRAIGRCCTKLQAVNIKNCANVGDQGISSLVCSATASLAKIRLQGLNITDASLAVIGYYGKAVTDLTLARLATVGERGFWVMANAAGLQNLRCMNVTSCPGITDLALSSIAKFCPSLKQLYLRKCAHVSDAGLTAFTESAKVFENLQLEECNRVTLVGILSFLRNCSQKFRALSLVKCMGIKDIRSSPAQLPLCRSLRFLTIKDCPGFTDASLAVVGMICPQLEQVDLSGLGEVTDCGLLPLIQSSEAGLIKVDLSGCKNITDGAVSSLVKAHGKSLKKVSLEGCSKITDVSLFAISESCTELAELDLSNCMVSDYGVAILSSARHLKLRVLSLSGCSNVTQKSVPYLGNLGQSLEGLNLQFCNMIGNHNVASLEKKLWWCDILA, from the exons ATGCCTGCGTTCTGCGCTTACGGAG ATGGCGGGTGCCTCGTCTCGTCGCCGGCGGAGCTGTCCGCGCTCttctgccgcggcggcgccgtgcagCAGCGGAAGCGCGCGCTGGTGGCCGCGTCCGcggtcgccgcggcggccgcggagtgCGTGAGGGCCGCAAAGAAGCAGAGgcagctgccgctgccgctgccgtcgctcGATGCGCTCCCCGACGAGTGCCTCTTCGAGATCCTGCGCCGCGTGCCCGGCGGCCGCGGACGCGGCGCCTCCGCCTGCGTCTCCCGCCGCTGGCTCGCGCTCCTCGGCAGCATCCGGGCCTCCGAGGTCGCCCAGGCCGCGGACACCCCGGCCCTACCCGACCTTAACGAGGAGTTCGTcatggaggaggacgaggacgagatCCCCGCGGTTCCGTGCGTCGAGAGGGTGCTCGAGGGCAAGGAGGCCACCGACGTCCGCCTGGCTGCCATGGCCGTCGTCGCCGGATCCCGTGGCGGGCTGGAGAAGCTCGCCGTCCGCGGCAGCCACCCGACCCGTGGCGTCACGGACCAGGGGCTCTCGGCGGTTGCACACGGCAGCCCCAACCTCAGCTCGCTCGCCCTCTGGGATGTGCCTCTTGTCACTGATGCGGGGCTTGCGGAGGTCGCTGCCGGGTGCCCCTCGCTGGAGTGTCTGGACATCTCTCGCTGCCCCCTTATCACAGACAAGGGCCTAATCGCCGTCGCCCAGGGGTGCCCCAAATTGATGTCTCTGACCATCGAGGCATGCTCTGGTGTGGGCAACGAGGGCCTCAGGGCGATTGGCCGCTGCTGCACCAAGCTGCAGGCTGTGAACATCAAGAACTGCGCTAATGTTGGTGACCAGGGCATCTCCAGCCTGGTGTGCTCTGCTACTGCCTCGCTTGCCAAGATCCGGCTCCAGGGGTTGAACATCACTGATGCTTCGCTTGCTGTGATTGGGTACTATGGGAAGGCTGTCACTGACCTTACACTTGCTCGTCTTGCTACTGTTGGTGAGAGGGGTTTCTGGGTGATGGCTAATGCGGCTGGCCTGCAGAATCTCAGGTGCATGAATGTTACCTCTTGCCCTGGGATCACCGATCTTGCTCTCTCTTCTATTGCCAAGTTCTGCCCGAGCTTGAAGCAGCTTTACCTCAGGAAGTGCGCTCATGTGTCAGATGCTGGTCTTACTGCTTTCACAGAATCAGCAAAGGTGTTTGAGAACTTGCAGCTTGAGGAATGCAACCGGGTTACTCTTGTCGGTATTCTTTCTTTCCTTCGCAACTGCAGCCAGAAGTTCAGGGCTCTCTCTTTGGTGAAATGCATGGGAATCAAGGATATCCGCTCTTCGCCTGCACAGCTTCCTCTCTGCAGATCACTTCGTTTCCTGACAATCAAGGATTGCCCAGGGTTCACTGATGCAAGCTTGGCTGTGGTGGGGATGATTTGCCCTCAGTTGGAGCAGGTGGACCTGAGTGGTCTTGGTGAGGTCACTGACTGTGGGCTTCTTCCTCTGATCCAGTCTTCCGAAGCTGGTCTGATCAAGGTTGACTTGAGTGGTTGCAAGAACATCACAGATGGTGCTGTTTCCTCCCTGGTGAAGGCACATGGAAAATCTCTGAAGAAAGTTAGCCTTGAGGGTTGCAGCAAGATAACAGATGTTAGCCTCTTTGCCATATCTGAGAGCTGCACTGAGCTTGCTGAGCTTGATCTTTCAAACTGCATGGTTAGTGACTATGGTGTGGCCATCCTGTCATCAGCAAGGCACCTCAAGCTTCGTGTTCTCTCACTGTCTGGCTGCTCTAATGTCACTCAGAAGAGCGTGCCATACTTGGGCAACCTGGGCCAGTCTCTAGAGGGCCTAAACCTTCAGTTCTGCAACATGATTGGCAACCACAACGTTGCATCACTGGAGAAGAAGCTCTGGTGGTGTGACATCCTTGCTTAG